A portion of the Glycine max cultivar Williams 82 chromosome 10, Glycine_max_v4.0, whole genome shotgun sequence genome contains these proteins:
- the LOC100818884 gene encoding protein YIPF1 homolog, translated as MMSGNYTSIDSQKVSGSVPAVDPPPFQFSDSNLQTFPPSGAQGKIGGGSRHPRDVDDTFSKPVSGSDEPQQQSGWFKAFSLASYKPYFDVDTIDVLDRIKDSLYPFNGTFNEKTASHPDLYGPFWICTTLIFVAASIGTFVTYIAHKLKDQEWNYDINLVTWSAGLFYGYVTIVPLCLYVILKYFSVPSGFVQLLCLYGYSLFVFIPALCMSVVPLEIFRWMVAGVAGFMSATFVALNLRAHIMSAGERWVLIVASIFVLQLALAVALKVCLFTVTV; from the exons ATGATGTCAGGAAATTACACCTCCATCGATAGCCAAAAGGTTTCAGGATCTGTACCT GCTGTTGATCCTCCACCCTTCCAATTCTCAG ATTCAAATCTTCAGACATTTCCTCCATCTGGAGCACAGGGCAAGATTGGTGGTGGCTCGAGACATCCACGTGATGTTGATG ATACGTTTTCAAAACCAGTGTCTGGTTCTGATGAACCCCAGCAGCAGAGTGGTTGGTTTAAGGCTTTCTCACTTGCTTCTTACAAACCATACTTTGATGTTGACACTATAGATGTTCTAGACAGGATTAAAGACTCACTCTATCCATTCAATGGAACATTCAATGAAAAAACTGCTTCCCACCCTGATTT GTATGGACCGTTCTGGATTTGCACCACATTAATATTTGTAGCAGCATCTATTGGCACATTTGTGACATACATAGCTCACAAACTGAAGGACCAGGAATGGAACTATGACATAAATCTGGTGACTTGGTCTGCCGGCTTGTTCTATGGTTATGTCACCATTGTTCCTCTTTGTTTGTATGTAATCCTCAAGTACTTCTCTGTACCATCGGGCTTTGTCCAACTACTCTGTCTCTATGGATATTCCTTGTTTGTCTTTATTCCAGCACTG TGTATGTCTGTTGTGCCATTGGAGATATTCAGATGGATGGTTGCTGGTGTGGCTGGGTTCATGTCAGCAACTTTTGTGGCACTAAACCTCCGAGCACATATTATGTCAGCAGGTGAAAGATGGGTTTTGATTGTTGCTAGCATTTTTGTATTGCAGTTGGCTCTAGCTGTCGCATTAAAGGTCTGCCTCTTCACAGTAACAGTATGA
- the LOC100806082 gene encoding serine--tRNA ligase, producing MLDINLFREEKGHNPELIRESQRRRFASVEIVDEVINLDKEWRKRQFELENLRKEFNKINKEVSKLKRAGEDASKFITESEETKKSIAEKEVEVRETLNLLNSKLETIGNLVHDSVPISNDEANNVVVRSWGEKRVEPKLKNHVDLVELLGIADTKKGADVAGGRGFYLKGDGVRLNQALINFGLDFLDKREYTLLHTPFFMRKDIMSKCAQLAQFDEELYKVTGEGDDKYLIATAEQPLCAYHLDDWIHPTQLPIRYAGYSSCFRKEAGSHGRDTLGIFRVHQFEKVEQFCLTSPNDNDSWDMHEEMLKNSEDFYKALNLPYQVVSIVSGALNDAAAKKYDLEAWFPASQAYRELVSCSNCTDYQARRLEIRYGQKKSNEQMKQYVHLLNSTLTATERTICCILENNQKEDGVEIPEVLRPFMGGKTFLPFKSQPSNEAKGKKSKA from the exons ATGTTGGACATCAACCTATTCAGAGAGGAGAAGGGCCACAACCCTGAACTCATACGCGAATCCCAACGCCGTCGTTTCGCCAGCGTCGAAATCGTCGACGAGGTCATCAATCTCGACAAAGAATGGCGAAAac GTCAATTCGAGTTGGAAAATCTCCGCAAGGAATTCAACAAGATCAACAAGGAAGTCTCCAAACTCAAGCGT GCTGGGGAGGATGCTTCTAAGTTCATTACTGAATCAGAGGAGACCAAAAAATCGATAGCGGAGAAAGAGGTTGAAGTGCGGGAAACTCTGAATCTCTTGAATTCCAAGTTGGAAACTATTGGAAACCTCGTCCACGATTCCGTTCCAATTAGCAACGATgag GCCAACAATGTTGTTGTTAGATCGTGGGGAGAGAAAAGAGTGGAGCCTAAGCTGAAGAATCATGTGGATCTAGTTGAGCTTCTCGGTATTGCAGATACAAAGAAAG GAGCTGATGTAGCTGGAGGTAGAGGTTTCTATCTCAAAGGAGATGGTGTTCGCCTTAATCAAGCTCTAATAAACTTTGGGCTTGATTTTTTGGATAAAAGGGAGTATACTTTATTGCATACTCCTTTCTTCATGAGAAAAGATATAATGTCAAAGTGTGCTCAACTAGCCCAATTTGATGAAGAACTTTATAAG GTAACTGGTGAAGGAGATGACAAATATCTGATTGCAACAGCAGAGCAGCCACTCTGTGCATATCATTTAGATGATTGGATCCACCCTACCCAGCTACCAATAag ATATGCTGGATATTCATCATGCTTTCGTAAAGAAGCTGGATCTCATGGTCGAGACACTCTAGGAATATTCCGAGTTCACCAATTTGAGAAAGTGGAGCAATTTTGCCTCACTAGTCCAAATGACAATGATTCATGGGACATGCATGAGGAAATGCTGAAGAACTCTGAAGATTTCTACAAAGCG TTAAATCTTCCCTATCAAGTTGTTTCCATTGTATCTGGTGCATTGAATGATGCTGCAGCAAAGAAGTATGATCTAGAAGCATGGTTTCCAGCCTCTCAAGCTTACAGAGAGCTAGTGTCCTGTTCAAACTGTACAGACTATCAGGCCAGAAGATTAGAAATTCGATATGGTCAGAAAAAG AGCAATGAGCAGATGAAGCAATATGTTCACTTGTTAAACTCTACTCTAACGGCTACTGAGAGGACCATTTGCTGCATACTGGAGAACAACCAGAAGGAAGATGGGGTAGAGATACCAGAAGTCCTCAGACCATTCATGGGTGGAAAGACTTTCCTGCCTTTCAAGAGCCAACCATCTAATGAAGCCAAAGGGAAGAAATCGAAGGCCTAA
- the LOC100819423 gene encoding uncharacterized protein, producing the protein MAEEEEDDESFGDFTFASFPSQPTSNDTNPVDDDDDWGDFMNHSNQINGKPFDAFGVPTDPTNKHVNDNNGVAVQAEAAKKPKGAIPLSIFGEEEEEEEEQQEKPASANVFSNGGAVKRGSDSNGSVGISDLISSLYNQQRPQVDSHNNGSVSVSNVDAPNSTNSNGSKLNSDEVDEDDDGWEFKSAEWETGTKSQDVKAETPKHDSGALDVGTVLDSSNGISDKAGGWHMEFEFSPRFASQDHINPQPSPKNESNDIGTGFAMFNQNFGEFSSGSGPGPNQNLEAPKKAGICATNMELLKFNGATPHGTIDSSLTSESHQSDEWNFGFNFNSSYVGEDNHSSDSYFKTKNNQDDNNRNNASPTNIDVDSHVNFFDSESDVTQHEKPLTSPENRREALPLSIFGDETPDTDEHPVSQDLSPYTPSSPIRNSFTSPGSNFSINDIWNLYNQAENQSSSNVTPKASENQIHAPPEVSGSSLVTGNDDLDDDFWDYKDAATETRFTNESAQKTSSPQVNENGLQSSPTFLNSDLTNGDDDFEDDSWEFKEATSGTINQDHTSTLDHRGLPQLSTKLEQVDYAEFYSKVKDELCNYVLFHLQNLKKTQNVAALSGEDAKAKALQEEISEFSKILHQDTMSIPNEYLSEDYCPRNVRFNELLEVLKEPKFQPVESEYQLASRLSMAEKDIKYGMELLKDTVSTLRILKLGSREEQSSYLTIWSKIAFVCSQELKHGAYVWKQAVLQNVHDQILSSQKGVQYILALGEIYRVAEIIEASAKLHKPWMLSGAIDHKSLCALLNECYSIWLASGLEEALLSIANQNNFELDGISRELVESIKYIHELDEHALQSFVISGEQTTCQLSALPAGFIPGLNLVKWNGKHYIVKLANLWINLISSDPPKK; encoded by the exons ATggcggaggaggaggaagacGACGAGAGCTTCGGCGACTTCACGTTCGCGTCGTTTCCGAGTCAACCGACCTCAAACGACACCAATCCCGTCGACGACGACGACGATTGGGGCGACTTCATGAACCATTCCAATCAGATCAACGGCAAACCCTTCGACGCGTTCGGGGTTCCCACGGATCCCACGAACAAACACGTGAACGACAACAACGGCGTTGCCGTTCAGGCCGAGGCGGCGAAAAAGCCTAAAGGAGCTATCCCGCTTTCGATCTTCGgcgaggaggaagaagaagaggaagagcaaCAGGAGAAACCCGCTTCTGCCAATGTTTTCTCCAACGGTGGTGCGGTGAAAAGGGGATCCGATTCGAACGGGTCCGTTGGAATCAGCGATTTGATTTCGAGTTTGTATAACCAGCAGCGCCCTCAGGTGGATTCTCACAACAACGGATCGGTTTCGGTATCCAATGTTGATGCTCCCAATTCGACGAACTCGAACGGAAGCAAATTGAATTCGGATGAGGTGGATGAGGATGATGATGGATGGGAATTCAAGTCTGCGGAATGGGAAACTGGAACCAAGAGCCAGGATGTTAAG GCTGAAACGCCAAAACATGATAGTGGTGCTCTTGATGTCGGTACTGTGTTGGATTCATCCAATGGGATTTCAGACAAAGCTGGTGGATGGCACATGGAGTTTGAGTTCAGTCCACGTTTTGCATCGCAAGATCATATTAACCCACAACCAAGTccaaaaaatgaatcaaatgaCATTGGAACTGGGTTTGCCATGTTTAATCAAAATTTTGGGGAGTTTAGTTCAGGGTCAGGGCCAGGGCCAAATCAAAATTTG GAAGCACCGAAGAAGGCTGGCATTTGTGCCACTAATATGGAATTACTCAAATTCAATGGTGCAACTCCCCATGGTACTATTGATTCATCTCTCACGTCAGAATCTCATCAATCTGATGAATGGAACTTCGGATTTAATTTCAATTCTAGTTATGTGGGTGAAGACAATCATAGTTCAGATTCAtatttcaaaaccaaaaacaacCAGGATGATAACAACAGAAACAATGCTTCCCCAACTAATATAGATGTTGATTCACATGTCAATTTCTTTGACTCAGAGAGTGATGTTACACAACATGAG AAGCCCCTAACAAGCCCAGAGAATCGTAGGGAAGCCTTACCTCTGTCAATTTTTGGTGATGAGACACCAGATACTGATGAACATCCTGTGTCTCAAGATTTATCTCCCTATACACCCTCATCCCCAATAAGGAACAGCTTCACTAGCCCTGGTTCCAACTTTTCTATCAATGACATATGGAATTTATATAATCAAGCTGAAAACCAAAGTTCTTCTAATGTGACACCAAAAGCAAGTGAAAATCAGATTCATGCCCCCCCTGAAGTATCGGGCTCCAGTTTGGTTACCGGTAATGATGATTTAGATGATGACTTCTGGGACTATAAGGATGCCGCAACTGAAACAAGATTTACCAATGAATCTGCACAGAAAACTTCTTCACCACAAGTCAATGAGAATGGGTTGCAGTCTTCCccaacatttttaaattctgaTTTGACCAACGGTGATGATGATTTTGAGGATgattcatgggaatttaaggaagCTACCTCTGGAACAATTAATCAAGATCACACATCTACTCTTGATCACAGAGGTTTACCACAGTTATCAACAAAACTAGAGCAGGTTGATTATGCAGAGTTTTATagcaaagtgaaggatgaattGTGCAATTATGTTCTGTTCCATCTTCAGAATCTGAAG AAAACTCAAAATGTTGCTGCTCTCTCGGGTGAAGATGCCAAAGCAAAAGCTCTTCAGGAGGAAATATCG gAATTCTCCAAGATACTGCATCAGGATACTATGAGCATCCCCAATGAATATCTCTCTGAGGATTATTGCCCAAGAAATGTCCGCTTTAATGAGCTTCTTGAAGTTTTGAAGGAACCTAAGTTCCAACCTGTTGAGTCAGAATATCAACTAGCATCAAGGTTGTCGATG GCTGAGAAGGATATTAAATATGGTATGGAACTTTTGAAAGATACAGTATCAACATTAAGAATTCTCAAGCTGGGATCAAGAGAAGAACAATCTAGTTATCTTACCATATGGTCCAAAATAGCCTTTGTTTGTTCTCAAGAGCTGAAACATGGTGCTTATGTTTGGAAGCAAGCTGTACTACAGAATGTTCATGACCAGATATTATCTAGCCAGAAAG GTGTTCAGTATATCCTTGCACTTGGAGAAATTTATAGAGTGGCAGAAATTATTGAAGCTTCAGCCAAACTTCATAAACCTTGGATGTTGTCAGGTGCCATAGATCATAAAAGTTTATGTGCCCTTTTGAATGAATGTTATAGCATATGGTTGGCTTCAGGACTTGAAGAAGCCCTTTTGAGTATAGCAAATCAGAATAATTTTGAGCTAGATGGCATTTCAAGGGAATTAGTTGAATCCATTAAGTATATTCATGAGCTTGATGAACATGCACTTCAGAGCTTTGTCATCTCTGGAGAACAAACTACTTGCCAGTTGTCAGCCTTGCCAGCTGGTTTCATACCAG GGTTAAATTTGGTGAAATGGAATGGGAAGCATTACATTGTCAAACTTGCAAACTTGTGGATCAATCTAATAAGTTCAGATCCACCCAAGAAGTGA
- the LOC100806610 gene encoding uncharacterized GPI-anchored protein At3g06035: MLSFKLSLYLLIASVFVFQLLPSPVVCNDEEDLLHDINVYRKVLNLAVLDENEKASCLAEEIAEDLENTKCEDFRDYYPLPSYTSRIPSFQKSVNKCKININTTKDGVIMPVCVPKLDSDALFSNYTKSNRFSKYLNNSKYKIAGIGSEDDWMVLIISTNTSSGDFSSATSLLSGALKGHYLMMAFFLSTFIVLLN, from the exons ATGCTCTCTTTCAAACTTAGTCTCTACCTTCTTATTGCCTCTGTCTTTGTCTTCCAGCTGCTTCCTAGTCCTGTGGTCTGTAACG ATGAGGAGGATCTACTTCATGACATCAACGTATACAGAAAAGTTTTGAACCTTGCTGTTCtggatgaaaatgaaaaggctTCATGCTTAGCTGAAGAGATAGCAGAAGATCTAGAGAACACGAAATGCGAAGACTTTCGTGACTACTACCCTCTGCCTAGTTACACCTCCAGAATTCCTAGCTTCCAAAAGAGTGTAAACAAATGCAAGATCAACATCAACACAACAAAAGATGGGGTCATCATGCCTGTTTGTGTGCCAAAGTTGGACTCCGATGCTTTGTTTTCCAATTATACCAAATCTAATCGCTTCTCTAAGTATCTCAATAATTCCAAGTACAAGATAGCAGGGATTGGTTCCGAGGACGATTGGATGGTTCTTATTATCAGCACCAACACTTCTTCTGGAGATTTCTCCTCTGCAACTTCTCTGCTTTCTGGGGCTTTGAAGGGTCACTACCTTATGATGGCATTCTTCTTGAGCACGTTTATTGTTCTCctcaattaa